In Bos indicus x Bos taurus breed Angus x Brahman F1 hybrid chromosome 23, Bos_hybrid_MaternalHap_v2.0, whole genome shotgun sequence, a single genomic region encodes these proteins:
- the NKAPL gene encoding NKAP-like protein produces MAPVFQSSYPEDTPGSGRQRRSSSKSPPSAQARHSPWVSRTHSRDREGLRPSWSRSGVGASYPFNRPGSRERPPGLRNYDFSSSSFSCGGYRYHQHHYVGNRQWAEDCEKEKEESYRQRRLKERERIGELGAPEVWGLSPKFPEPDSDEHTPVEDEEVKTKKSSSSDSSSEEKRKKAGRSKNKKKRKKKSKRKHRTYSDNSDSDSDSDTNSSSDDKRRVKKVKKKKKRRAKKPKKKKTKKTKKESSDSSYKDSEGELAEDVWIEQSKIADNMDLIGPEAPIIHTSQDEKPLNYGHALLPGEGAAMAEYVKAGKRIPRRGEIGLTSEEIASFERSGYVMSGSRHRRMEAVRLRKENQIYSADEKRALASFNQEERRKRENKILTSFREMVYRKTKGKDDK; encoded by the coding sequence ATGGCGCCAGTGTTCCAGTCCAGCTACCCAGAGGACACCCCGGGCTCTGGGAGACAGCGACGCAGCTCGTCCAAGAGCCCGCCATCCGCACAGGCCAGACACTCCCCTTGGGTCAGCCGTACTCACTCCCGCGACCGCGAAGGCCTCAGGCCTTCGTGGAGTCGGTCGGGTGTTGGAGCTTCTTACCCCTTTAACCGCCCTGGGTCTCGAGAGCGGCCCCCTGGGCTCCGCAACTACGACTTCtcatcctcttctttctcctgtgGAGGGTACCGTTACCATCAACACCACTATGTGGGCAACAGGCAGTGGGCGGAGGACtgtgagaaagagaaggaggagagctATCGCCAGAGGCggctgaaagagagagaaaggattgGGGAGTTGGGAGCTCCTGAGGTATGGGGGCTGTCTCCAAAGTTTCCTGAGCCAGATTCTGATGAACACACCCCGGTTGAGGATGAAGAGGTAAAGACCAAGAAGAGCAGCAGTTCAGATTCCAGCTccgaagaaaaaaggaaaaaggccggtcgttcaaaaaataaaaagaaaagaaagaaaaagtccaaaagaaaacataggacATATTCTGATAATAGTGACAGTGATTCGGACTCCGACACTAATTCCAGCTCTGATGataaaaggagagtaaaaaaagtcaagaagaaaaagaaacgcagAGCTAaaaagcccaagaaaaagaagactaAGAAGACTAAAAAAGAATCCAGTGACTCAAGCTATAAGGATTCAGAAGGGGAGTTGGCAGAAGACGTCTGGATTGAGCAGTCAAAGATTGCAGATAACATGGATCTAATAGGTCCAGAGGCACCTATTATACACACCTCTCAAGATGAGAAACCTTTGAACTATGGCCATGCTCTGCTTCCAGGTGAAGGTGCAGCTATGGCTGAGTATGTAAAAGCCGGAAAGCGTATCCCACGAAGAGGTGAAATTGGGTTGACAAGTGAAGAGATTGCTTCTTTTGAACGCTCAGGTTATGTTATGAGTGGTAGCAGACATCGCAGAATGGAGGCTGTGCGCCTGCGTAAAGAGAATCAGATCTATAGTGCTGATGAGAAGAGAGCCCTTGCATCGTTTAACCAAGAAGAGAGAcggaagagagaaaataagattCTAACTAGTTTCCGAGAGATGGTGTAccgaaaaacaaaaggaaaagatgatAAATAA